Proteins co-encoded in one Gadus morhua chromosome 6, gadMor3.0, whole genome shotgun sequence genomic window:
- the paqr3a gene encoding progestin and adipoQ receptor family member 3a isoform X4: MYNSFYKTPGGSQCTYTKLKAGGQAKDWKPAGGQACGPAMEEKAERTQTTHYMELGSYQYWPVLVPRGIRLYTYEQIPAFLRENPYITDGYRAYLPSRLCIKRRTSSSLFILSNETVNMWSHLLGFLLFFLLGAYNMAAVLPAIGASREDFVIYCICIFCFQYWRQVYLLAVLALMLAVFFAQIHPLYLSQPWRKLRSLIVCSLAAYGLLPTMHWVWISGGFSSEPTQLFLPRVLGMYLLAALAFLFYVSKVPERYFPGQLNYLGSSHQVWHLLLVLMFYWWHQTCNLIMAYRHSQPCPGAPQQA; encoded by the exons CGGGGGGTCAGGCTTGTGGTCCCGCGATGGAGGAGAAGGCTGAGCGGACCCAGACTACCCACTACATGGAGCTGGGCAGCTACCAGTACTGGCCAGTCCTGGTTCCCCGGGGGATACGCCTGTACACCTACGAGCAGATCCCCGCGTTCCTCCGGGAGAACCCCTACATCACAGATGGGTACCGGGCATACCTGCCATCCAGACTCTGCATCAAGAG aagaacttctagcag CCTCTTCATCCTGTCCAATGAGACGGTGAACATGTGGAGCCACCTGCTGGGCTTCCTGCTCTTCTTCCTGCTGGGGGCCTACAACATGGCTGCCGTGCTGCCGGCTATCGGAGCGTCCAGGGAAGACTTCGTCATCTACTGCATCTGCATCTTTTGCTTCCAG TACTGGCGTCAGGTGTACCTGCTGGCGGTCCTCGCCCTCATGCTGGCCGTGTTCTTCGCCCAGATCCACCCTCTGTACCTCAGTCAGCCCTGGAGGAAGCTCCGCTCCCTCATAGTCTGCTCTCTGGCCGCGTACGGCctcttacccacaatgcactgggtctggatcagtggaggcttctcctcTGAGCCCACACAG CTCTTCCTGCCCCGGGTTCTAGGGATGTACCTACTGGCTGCTCTGGCATTTCTCTTCTACGTCTCAAAAGTTCCTGAACGCTACTTCCCAG GCCAGCTGAACTACCTGGGCTCCAGCCACCAGGTGTGGCACCTCCTGCTGGTCCTGATGTTTTACTGGTGGCACCAGACCTGCAACCTCATCATGGCCTACAGACACAGCCAGCCCTGCCCCGGAGCCCCCCAACAGGCCTAG
- the paqr3a gene encoding progestin and adipoQ receptor family member 3a isoform X1 — MYNSFYKTPGGSQCTYTKLKAGGQAKDWKPAGGQACGPAMEEKAERTQTTHYMELGSYQYWPVLVPRGIRLYTYEQIPAFLRENPYITDGYRAYLPSRLCIKSLFILSNETVNMWSHLLGFLLFFLLGAYNMAAVLPAIGASREDFVIYCICIFCFQLCMLCSVGYHVFCCHRSEKTSRRWMALDYAGLSIGILGCYVPGVFYAFYCNNYWRQVYLLAVLALMLAVFFAQIHPLYLSQPWRKLRSLIVCSLAAYGLLPTMHWVWISGGFSSEPTQLFLPRVLGMYLLAALAFLFYVSKVPERYFPGQLNYLGSSHQVWHLLLVLMFYWWHQTCNLIMAYRHSQPCPGAPQQA, encoded by the exons CGGGGGGTCAGGCTTGTGGTCCCGCGATGGAGGAGAAGGCTGAGCGGACCCAGACTACCCACTACATGGAGCTGGGCAGCTACCAGTACTGGCCAGTCCTGGTTCCCCGGGGGATACGCCTGTACACCTACGAGCAGATCCCCGCGTTCCTCCGGGAGAACCCCTACATCACAGATGGGTACCGGGCATACCTGCCATCCAGACTCTGCATCAAGAG CCTCTTCATCCTGTCCAATGAGACGGTGAACATGTGGAGCCACCTGCTGGGCTTCCTGCTCTTCTTCCTGCTGGGGGCCTACAACATGGCTGCCGTGCTGCCGGCTATCGGAGCGTCCAGGGAAGACTTCGTCATCTACTGCATCTGCATCTTTTGCTTCCAG CTGTGTATGCTATGCTCGGTTGGCTACCACGTGTTCTGCTGTCATCGCTCGGAGAAGACGAGCCGCCGCTGGATGGCATTGGACTACGCCGGCTTGTCCATCGGCATTCTGGGATGCTACGTCCCGGGAGTCTTCTACGCTTTCTATTGCAATAAC TACTGGCGTCAGGTGTACCTGCTGGCGGTCCTCGCCCTCATGCTGGCCGTGTTCTTCGCCCAGATCCACCCTCTGTACCTCAGTCAGCCCTGGAGGAAGCTCCGCTCCCTCATAGTCTGCTCTCTGGCCGCGTACGGCctcttacccacaatgcactgggtctggatcagtggaggcttctcctcTGAGCCCACACAG CTCTTCCTGCCCCGGGTTCTAGGGATGTACCTACTGGCTGCTCTGGCATTTCTCTTCTACGTCTCAAAAGTTCCTGAACGCTACTTCCCAG GCCAGCTGAACTACCTGGGCTCCAGCCACCAGGTGTGGCACCTCCTGCTGGTCCTGATGTTTTACTGGTGGCACCAGACCTGCAACCTCATCATGGCCTACAGACACAGCCAGCCCTGCCCCGGAGCCCCCCAACAGGCCTAG
- the paqr3a gene encoding progestin and adipoQ receptor family member 3a isoform X3, protein MYNSFYKTPGGSQCTYTKLKAGGQACGPAMEEKAERTQTTHYMELGSYQYWPVLVPRGIRLYTYEQIPAFLRENPYITDGYRAYLPSRLCIKSLFILSNETVNMWSHLLGFLLFFLLGAYNMAAVLPAIGASREDFVIYCICIFCFQLCMLCSVGYHVFCCHRSEKTSRRWMALDYAGLSIGILGCYVPGVFYAFYCNNYWRQVYLLAVLALMLAVFFAQIHPLYLSQPWRKLRSLIVCSLAAYGLLPTMHWVWISGGFSSEPTQLFLPRVLGMYLLAALAFLFYVSKVPERYFPGQLNYLGSSHQVWHLLLVLMFYWWHQTCNLIMAYRHSQPCPGAPQQA, encoded by the exons CGGGGGGTCAGGCTTGTGGTCCCGCGATGGAGGAGAAGGCTGAGCGGACCCAGACTACCCACTACATGGAGCTGGGCAGCTACCAGTACTGGCCAGTCCTGGTTCCCCGGGGGATACGCCTGTACACCTACGAGCAGATCCCCGCGTTCCTCCGGGAGAACCCCTACATCACAGATGGGTACCGGGCATACCTGCCATCCAGACTCTGCATCAAGAG CCTCTTCATCCTGTCCAATGAGACGGTGAACATGTGGAGCCACCTGCTGGGCTTCCTGCTCTTCTTCCTGCTGGGGGCCTACAACATGGCTGCCGTGCTGCCGGCTATCGGAGCGTCCAGGGAAGACTTCGTCATCTACTGCATCTGCATCTTTTGCTTCCAG CTGTGTATGCTATGCTCGGTTGGCTACCACGTGTTCTGCTGTCATCGCTCGGAGAAGACGAGCCGCCGCTGGATGGCATTGGACTACGCCGGCTTGTCCATCGGCATTCTGGGATGCTACGTCCCGGGAGTCTTCTACGCTTTCTATTGCAATAAC TACTGGCGTCAGGTGTACCTGCTGGCGGTCCTCGCCCTCATGCTGGCCGTGTTCTTCGCCCAGATCCACCCTCTGTACCTCAGTCAGCCCTGGAGGAAGCTCCGCTCCCTCATAGTCTGCTCTCTGGCCGCGTACGGCctcttacccacaatgcactgggtctggatcagtggaggcttctcctcTGAGCCCACACAG CTCTTCCTGCCCCGGGTTCTAGGGATGTACCTACTGGCTGCTCTGGCATTTCTCTTCTACGTCTCAAAAGTTCCTGAACGCTACTTCCCAG GCCAGCTGAACTACCTGGGCTCCAGCCACCAGGTGTGGCACCTCCTGCTGGTCCTGATGTTTTACTGGTGGCACCAGACCTGCAACCTCATCATGGCCTACAGACACAGCCAGCCCTGCCCCGGAGCCCCCCAACAGGCCTAG
- the paqr3a gene encoding progestin and adipoQ receptor family member 3a isoform X5 — protein MLCMLCSVGYHVFCCHRSEKTSRRWMALDYAGLSIGILGCYVPGVFYAFYCNNYWRQVYLLAVLALMLAVFFAQIHPLYLSQPWRKLRSLIVCSLAAYGLLPTMHWVWISGGFSSEPTQLFLPRVLGMYLLAALAFLFYVSKVPERYFPGQLNYLGSSHQVWHLLLVLMFYWWHQTCNLIMAYRHSQPCPGAPQQA, from the exons ATG CTGTGTATGCTATGCTCGGTTGGCTACCACGTGTTCTGCTGTCATCGCTCGGAGAAGACGAGCCGCCGCTGGATGGCATTGGACTACGCCGGCTTGTCCATCGGCATTCTGGGATGCTACGTCCCGGGAGTCTTCTACGCTTTCTATTGCAATAAC TACTGGCGTCAGGTGTACCTGCTGGCGGTCCTCGCCCTCATGCTGGCCGTGTTCTTCGCCCAGATCCACCCTCTGTACCTCAGTCAGCCCTGGAGGAAGCTCCGCTCCCTCATAGTCTGCTCTCTGGCCGCGTACGGCctcttacccacaatgcactgggtctggatcagtggaggcttctcctcTGAGCCCACACAG CTCTTCCTGCCCCGGGTTCTAGGGATGTACCTACTGGCTGCTCTGGCATTTCTCTTCTACGTCTCAAAAGTTCCTGAACGCTACTTCCCAG GCCAGCTGAACTACCTGGGCTCCAGCCACCAGGTGTGGCACCTCCTGCTGGTCCTGATGTTTTACTGGTGGCACCAGACCTGCAACCTCATCATGGCCTACAGACACAGCCAGCCCTGCCCCGGAGCCCCCCAACAGGCCTAG
- the paqr3a gene encoding progestin and adipoQ receptor family member 3a isoform X2, translating into MYNSFYKTPGGSQCTYTKLKGGQAKDWKPAGGQACGPAMEEKAERTQTTHYMELGSYQYWPVLVPRGIRLYTYEQIPAFLRENPYITDGYRAYLPSRLCIKSLFILSNETVNMWSHLLGFLLFFLLGAYNMAAVLPAIGASREDFVIYCICIFCFQLCMLCSVGYHVFCCHRSEKTSRRWMALDYAGLSIGILGCYVPGVFYAFYCNNYWRQVYLLAVLALMLAVFFAQIHPLYLSQPWRKLRSLIVCSLAAYGLLPTMHWVWISGGFSSEPTQLFLPRVLGMYLLAALAFLFYVSKVPERYFPGQLNYLGSSHQVWHLLLVLMFYWWHQTCNLIMAYRHSQPCPGAPQQA; encoded by the exons CGGGGGGTCAGGCTTGTGGTCCCGCGATGGAGGAGAAGGCTGAGCGGACCCAGACTACCCACTACATGGAGCTGGGCAGCTACCAGTACTGGCCAGTCCTGGTTCCCCGGGGGATACGCCTGTACACCTACGAGCAGATCCCCGCGTTCCTCCGGGAGAACCCCTACATCACAGATGGGTACCGGGCATACCTGCCATCCAGACTCTGCATCAAGAG CCTCTTCATCCTGTCCAATGAGACGGTGAACATGTGGAGCCACCTGCTGGGCTTCCTGCTCTTCTTCCTGCTGGGGGCCTACAACATGGCTGCCGTGCTGCCGGCTATCGGAGCGTCCAGGGAAGACTTCGTCATCTACTGCATCTGCATCTTTTGCTTCCAG CTGTGTATGCTATGCTCGGTTGGCTACCACGTGTTCTGCTGTCATCGCTCGGAGAAGACGAGCCGCCGCTGGATGGCATTGGACTACGCCGGCTTGTCCATCGGCATTCTGGGATGCTACGTCCCGGGAGTCTTCTACGCTTTCTATTGCAATAAC TACTGGCGTCAGGTGTACCTGCTGGCGGTCCTCGCCCTCATGCTGGCCGTGTTCTTCGCCCAGATCCACCCTCTGTACCTCAGTCAGCCCTGGAGGAAGCTCCGCTCCCTCATAGTCTGCTCTCTGGCCGCGTACGGCctcttacccacaatgcactgggtctggatcagtggaggcttctcctcTGAGCCCACACAG CTCTTCCTGCCCCGGGTTCTAGGGATGTACCTACTGGCTGCTCTGGCATTTCTCTTCTACGTCTCAAAAGTTCCTGAACGCTACTTCCCAG GCCAGCTGAACTACCTGGGCTCCAGCCACCAGGTGTGGCACCTCCTGCTGGTCCTGATGTTTTACTGGTGGCACCAGACCTGCAACCTCATCATGGCCTACAGACACAGCCAGCCCTGCCCCGGAGCCCCCCAACAGGCCTAG